One stretch of Punica granatum isolate Tunisia-2019 chromosome 5, ASM765513v2, whole genome shotgun sequence DNA includes these proteins:
- the LOC116207862 gene encoding uncharacterized protein LOC116207862: MILHLCFISLSSLILRISLSSRQIPAFISLRKGIYALYTWLSTVRAFWSMKSQIGEKRKNELADERQSTKNGSKNNATGGGNKKNVPVVAKKPKVVPVEPMAKIVLASDGTRTKRRADHDHVAPAIAPAPPRGMDIPSAKHSATSQPPPSPLLPQAVNQMVQWTDTNPDDYEQLPGSSPWLQARTKVSRLQPVKGSGRADHNSKKLLDKLDSWLQKRERNDLKSTSVLVLKMRLHCEGCIRKIRKALKKFEGVEDFAFNADRDLVAVLGAVNEEKLVWHLERDLKKEIPVVLSAKRTDNKEAAVPAADGRTSAHPLPQQHFEQAPVVTRKSTGAPVDEKHCIEPPVDLESKSKEGHPVASCAGIQGCVQRITPATPPPICEKDVNGRASDSVPVTNNLSSYGVHYYGDSGANHLLHQNPDTFMENLDMFNEENPHACSIISPLPKKDAAPAGDKKPPAEKKKEEDKKPKQTTVVLKIRLHCDGCIQNIRKLILKIKGVDSVNIEAAKELVAVTGTMDVKELAPYLKEKVKRSVQVVPPPTKKDDGGADKKEGKESGGGDKKESYGYYSHSYAVEPYGYHGGYAAPPASVYAHAVHEGYSPYPQHPLDPRLHTPQMFSDENPNACSVM, from the exons ATGATACTTCATCTTTGTTTCATCTCCCTCTCCTCCTTAATTCTGCGGATTAGTCTATCTTCACGTCAAATACCGGCGTTCATCTCCCTCCGGAAAGGGATATACGCGCTATATACATGGTTATCTACTGTAAGAGCTTTCTGGTCCATGAAGTCGCAGATAGgggaaaagaggaagaacGAGCTGGCGGATGAG CGCCAATCAACCAAAAATGGAAGCAAGAACAACGCCACCGGCGGCGGGAACAAGAAGAATGTCCCTGTGGTGGCGAAGAAGCCTAAGGTTGTTCCAGTCGAGCCGATGGCGAAAATAGTCCTAGCAAGTGATG GCACTCGAACTAAGAGGAGGGCTGATCATGACCATGTGGCTCCTGCAATTGCCCCAGCACCACCTCGTGGTATGGACATCCCGTCGGCCAAGCATAGCGCAACAAGTCAGCCGCCGCCATCACCACTGCTGCCACAGGCTGTCAACCAGATGGTTCAATGGACGGATACAAATCCAGATGATTATGAGCAGCTTCCCGGTAGTTCTCCTTGGCTTCAGGCTCGTACTAAAGTTAGCAGGCTCCAACCCGTGAAAGGCAGTGGCAGGGCCGACCATAACAGCAAGAAATTGCTTGACAAGTTGGACTCCTGGCTCCAGAAGCGCGAGCGGAATGACCTTAAG AGTACAAGCGTGTTGGTCTTGAAGATGAGATTGCACTGCGAAGGCTGCATACGCAAAATCCGGAAAGCTCTGAAGAAGTTTGAAG GAGTCGAGGATTTTGCCTTCAATGCGGACAGAGATCTAGTGGCTGTGTTGGGCGCCGTCAACGAGGAGAAACTCGTTTGGCACCTGGAGCGGGACCTGAAGAAAGAGATCCCTGTGGTTCTTTCGGCGAAAAGGACCGACAACAAGGAAGCTGCAGTGCCGGCTGCTGATGGTAGGACA AGTGCTCATCCTTTACCTCAACAACATTTCGAACAAGCACCGGTAGTTACTAGAAAAAGCACCGGTGCACCGGTCGATGAGAAACACTGCATCGAGCCGCCTGTCGACCTGGAGAGCAAGTCCAAGGAGGGTCATCCGGTAGCCAGTTGTGCTGGTATACAGGGTTGCGTCCAGCGAATAACTCCAGCAACTCCGCCGCCGATCTGTGAGAAGGATGTCAACGGGAGAGCGAGTGACAGTGTGCCGGTGACAAATAATCTGAGCAGCTACGGCGTACATTATTATGGTGACAGTGGTGCCAACCACCTCTTACATCAGAATCCGGACACGTTCATGGAAAATCTCGACATGTTCAATGAGGAGAATCCTCATGCTTGCTCCATCATCTCTCCCCTACCCAAGAAGGACGCTGCCCCCGCCGGAGACAAGAAGCCCCCggcggagaagaagaaggaagaggacAAGAAACCTAAACAG ACAACGGTCGTCTTGAAGATCAGACTACACTGCGATGGCTGCATTCAGAATATCAGAAAACTCATCTTAAAGATCAAAG GGGTAGACTCCGTGAACATTGAGGCAGCGAAGGAACTAGTCGCGGTGACGGGGACAATGGACGTGAAGGAGCTAGCCCCGTACCTCAAGGAGAAGGTCAAGCGCAGCGTCCAGGTGGTTCCTCCGCCGACCAAGAAGGACGATGGTGGCGCAGACAAGAAGGAGGGTAAAGAATCTGGTGGCGGAGACAAAAAGGAGTCCTATGGCTACTACAGCCATAGCTACGCGGTGGAGCCCTATGGCTACCACGGTGGATATGCCGCCCCGCCGGCTTCGGTTTATGCTCATGCAGTGCACGAGGGATACTCGCCTTACCCACAGCACCCTTTGGATCCACGGCTTCACACGCCGCAGATGTTCAGCGACGAGAATCCGAATGCCTGCTCCGTCATGTGA